The Triticum dicoccoides isolate Atlit2015 ecotype Zavitan chromosome 6A, WEW_v2.0, whole genome shotgun sequence genome has a window encoding:
- the LOC119316039 gene encoding MADS-box transcription factor 29-like has product MTRGQRQVREGEAQDHQRRRPDLVHGRFSQWRHEELSRIMDATMELNLVSRTNDGWSDLIEHYEGINHGEYLKLLADIATLRHERDHLEANVRRQTGEDLPSGATAAELRDLERKLECALGKVREMKVHILEEQNNFLGHMVW; this is encoded by the exons ATGACGAGG GGCCAGCGACAAGTCCGTGAAGGAGAAGCGCAAGATCATCAACGGAGAAGACCTGATCTGGTCCATGGGCGCTTCTCCCAGTGGCGGCACGAGGAGCTCAGCCGCATCATGGACGCCACCATGGAGCTCAACCTTGTCTCGAGGACCAACGACGG TTGGAGTGACTTAATCGAGCACTACGAGGGCATAAATCATGGTGAATATCTG AAACTGTTGGCGGATATCGCAACATTGAGGCATGAGCGTGACCACCTGGAGGCCAACGTGAGGAGGCAGACAGGAGAAGACCTGCCGTCCGGCGCAACCGCGGCAGAGCTCCGCGATCTGGAGCGCAAGCTAGAGTGCGCGCTAGGTAAAGTCCGTGAAATGAAG GTGCACATCCTGGAGGAGCAGAACAACTTCCTTGGCCACATGGTATGGTAG